The following nucleotide sequence is from Mugil cephalus isolate CIBA_MC_2020 chromosome 18, CIBA_Mcephalus_1.1, whole genome shotgun sequence.
ttctttttttgcagcatgATGGCCATGGCAACAGTCACTGCGCTAAATGTATGGCTGGGTGTAGCTTAGCTGCGCCTAGTTGTAGTTTTAAATGGTACAATGGATGTAAATATTTACCACGAGGCTCGGAGCCCGACATGGAGCTCACAGCCCAACCCCTGTAGTTTAATGGAATTTTCATCTGGTTAAACCTTTTCGTTGTAGTAGAATTTATTACCATGTCATTggtcataaataaaaatctaaatgcagAAATGAAACCTTTGGAAATTGTGATACAACATCTCAAAGatttccctctgtctttctctttccttttttttattattattgtttttttattctccacAGGACTTATCATTCAGCAATTTGTTACACCTGAAATCTTTGGACTGACTTTACGGTCTTTATTTCACAATTCCTCCTGCCACCTTGGACTTTCTCCCTTTGCTACTTGCACCTTTTGGTACTCAGAGCCATGGCAGCTGCGAAGCCGAAAGGGCAGAACTCTCTAGCCCTTCACAAAGTGATAATGGTGGGCAGCGGAGGAGTGGGGAAATCGGCCCTCACCCTCCAGTTCATGTACGATGAGGTGAGCAGCAGTAAAAACCACACTACAGTTGTTGAGGCAATAAAGCTCGTCTTCTGGCGTTTGCCGATAATCTTTCATGTCTTTCTAGTTTGTTGAAGACTACGAGCCCACTAAGGCGGACAGTTACAGGAAGAAAGTGGTGCTGGATGGAGAAGAGGTTCAGATCGACATCCTTGACACGGCTGGACAAGAGGACTACGCAGCCATCCGCGATAACTACTTCCGCAGCGGCGAGGGTTTTCTCTGCGTATTTTCCATCACAGAAATGGAATCATTTGCAGCAACGGTAGACTTCAGGTGAGACTGACTGTTTTAATGAAACACCAATCAGGATATAATGAACGTTATTCTCCCTCTGCTTGACTTATTTAGTTCACCAATACTGTCTCAGTTTGAGTTGACTGCCTACAGCACGAGTgtcaaaatatgtaaatattgtcctaatttacttgttgttgcacaaatggaaaaagtctggagttgttgttacttacaggttattGTTCTGCTGTCTTACTGGTCCGACCctcttgagatcaaattgggttTTACGTGGCTTTAAGCAAGTGGTAGtctgtttatttacacaatTCAGGGTTGAGtgacatttcctgttttccagAGAGCAGATCCTGCGAGTGAAGGAAGATGAGAATGTGCCCTTTCTCTTGGTCGGCAATAAATCGGACCTGGACGACCGACGGCAGGTTAGCGCGGACGAGGCGAAGGCACGTGCAGAACAGTGGGGCGTGTGCTACGTGGAGACTTCCGCCAAAACCCGTGCCAACGTCGACAAGGTTTGTGTAACTGGCCAAACATGTGAATCCTGAAGTCAAATGGGTTTGTTGGTATTgggcaaacagaaaaacagttcATTTGTCCAACAGGTGTTTTTTGACCTGATGAGAGAGATCCGGGCGAGGAAAATGGAGGACAGCAAAGAGAAGAACgggaagaagaaaagtaaaagtttgGCCAAGAGAATTAGAGAGAGGTGTTGTATTTTATAGTCCTTAAAGGGGGCAGGCTCGCTGcttatgtatatatacatttctcagacttttgcatttcttttgtgcCCATGCCTGATCATGACTTTCTGTTCCTGGCTAACAGGGCATCTGACCGTGCGTCAGGAAGTAGTAAGGTGGCACTCATACACCATTTATAGCTCTAACTTTTTATGTGCTGACACTCCAAATAATTTATGTACTCTCTATCTCTTACTCTGACACATTACAGAGTGTAATAAATGGATGGTGTTTTTAATTTAGGCCTAAAGCTTGACAAGCGGCTAAGCCCTGAAATGTTCCAAAACCTTTCATTGTAAAGTTTGGTGGGtataaaatattcagaaagTTCAAAATGAAAGAGCTGTGGTTTAAATGTGGAAGATCTTGATAGATAGCCACTATACATATAACAATTAGTCCACCATCTTTGGTAGGAAAGCTAAGATAACACAAGTGTAGTGTAGAGAGTTCATCAAGTGCCACCAAGGAAATGTACATTGCACCGGTGAATCTACGAAGCATTTGAATTGAAGGACAGTTATCGAAGCCAGAGCCGTAAATTGATGCCATTcctgtttgtcatttttacacCTCAATTTTACTATGTATGTTTATGGACACTTGTTTTTAATCTGTGaagtttttcctcctcctcttatcaTATCAACCAATGTAAGATAAGCGCACTAACCATTTTCTTCCCTTCCTACTTCCAGTCACTTTGTCGAGTCTTCtcaaatgcacaaacaacaTAGATGATCACTATTAAGTCTGTTAGGGACTTAACAACACTTGAACTCAATCCTAACATTTCAGAAATTTTACGTCTCATGCTAATGACtcttattgccttttttttttttgtttgtttcattttgcgATTAAGGAATCCCTGGTgctctaatttaaaaaaagaaaaaaggtgattCTATAACACTACATCCTTTACATGCTATTCTGACACACAAACTTCCAGGCATGAAAGGATTTCTTTCACGCCTGCCTCAGACCTTGTATTCCcctctttgttttagtgaagAACATCTCTAATTGGGAATATACACTGAAAATGAATCAATAGATGGACTTTAAggcataaaatatttaaaaatgaaactggaAAGAAAGGTGGTACCTGTCCAAATAAAACGTTGCTCTCAGTCACCAAAGAAGAATGCTAGCTAGTAGAAATAAGTGCCCACTTATGAATTGATGCAAATGACATGCGTGCATGTTCTAGTGAGCAACAAAAGAAAGCACTACAGTAATTGTGTTCTGAGTCACctggaagagaaaaacaaggttATCAGGGCTTTAGTAACACTTGTGCAGCGCGCGTCACTGTTGCCTCTGTCCATTGTGAATGTGAATAATCCCCACATGCTCATCCTGTTTGCCAGTAATCTTAGGCTGCCAATGGTGCGCAGTGAGTTTAGAGGTCACTGACTTTGTTGGCTTCTGCTGCAGGCCACCCTGTGTCCTAATGCTTTAGTGACATCTTAATGAACTTCCTGGTGTGTGTTCCTTTTATCTTGTAGTTGGATGATTCTAGAGGTAGATTAAAGGTTGAAGCagtgtgtgggggggaaaatggcaaaatgaaaatgcagtaTGCGATTCGCTGTTAAATTGCATAGACCGAATGATTGATTTTTAGTCTACGACTgagccattattattattattattattattataaaacttCTAACTTCCGCTaacttatttagttttttaattgaGTCTCACAGCCTTCCTGATCCAATTTTAAACTGTAGCCCTCACCACTTAACACGAAAGGATAACCACAAACAACAGGATGCCCCCACGCAAGAGTCTATGCAAAATGCTTGCTTTAAAtgcaaagaagaaatgtgaaacTTGGAAATGGCTCAAGGCCCTATAGGCGTCTGACGACTACATTCGAAAGACTGAGCGGAGCAGAAGCTCTTGAGCTCAAGAAGCACGGCGTCATACAAGTTATTTTTAGTGTATGTATATGAAAGTACTTCAAACtggctacgtttacatggaAAATATTACTGAAACCCAACTGAAAAAATCTTACTAGTTTACATGGATGctaaaacatcaaaacatcaaccaCCACAGTACTTGTTTAACATGTTCAAAGTGGTTGTGCCCCTCTGGAGCATCAGATCAGAAATATGACAGGAGAAGAGGTTTATTTCTCTCAACTTTATTGACACTACTGAATTCTTTCAACAGAATCAAACCCTTATCTGATCGATTAGTCCTTTTACTACCTGCgtgtttctgtccttcctgaaaagaatgtatttattgcGAGGAGAGGGATACGATCTGATTGGTTTACATGACATTAGTATTTTACAATTGaacagattatcaaaggtttacaccactgctctctctctgttttgttaCATTCTGTTACAATTGAGACGATTATTCTGATAATTGGAGGAGTATTGGTATCCATGTAAATGTTGCAATCAATTCCCAGAGTTAATACAGTagatgtaatgtaaaaaaaaaagatgatcaTGCGTAAGAATGTTTAGGGTATTGTCTACTGAAAAGCACACAGTAAAGACTTCTTAGGGTGAGAGAACTCGAGCCCCTGTATGTTAGGAACCCACGTCACCAGAATCAAAATGTTCTAAGGGCTAACCTCCAGTACACAACACTACGATTGAAACACTCCTGAAAGTTAAAGTCAGACTGACATCTGCTGTGAAGAGCCCAGAATGTTTTGGCGAACCTTCCCTCGCTTAAGGCCATTACAATATCTGCTGTGTCTTCACCGGTGAGGATTACAGACGCTGCTTAAAGCGACCGCCATAGTGCTTGCTTACTATAACATTGGCTTAACACCGTCTCATACTAGTGTCAGTGCTTTTTGTAGGAGCGGACATCATCCATAATCCCTTTTCCTTTGATTTCATGTATAGTTTAACATACTTGATGGCCCAAATATTTTCAGCAGGATACTAAAACCGTGTGAAAACTTAGGAGCAAACTGTCCTACCGGGTATTCAGATAACTCGTTTTGCCTTTTTGTATAAATACCCtgggaataaataataaaaaatatatatatagatatctATGTCTTTGATTGGATGGTTGTATGTTTGCCATCAGTTCAATGTTTCCTTCATGTTTACTTATTTTGAACATAACCACTAATGTAGCCTGTCTGTGAATGCAAGAGGTGAAGCTTacatttcaattcattttttgtgAGTTATTTGGAAATGGCAAATAAAGTGGATATTACTAATAACACATGAGATCGTGTAATCTTTGTGAGCTGACCGGACTGAGAAGGCAGACGTGTCTCGGAAAGGAAGACTTCTTTGAGACTTTTTTCTGTGAAGTGGCCCTAGCCTTTCTGAAGGGGACGGTGCTATCTGGAGATTATAAAACTTACAGCACGTCACGGTGTTTTCACTGCGTCATGGCTGTTTACATCATGAAGACATGAAATGGGATCAAGGTGACATAGACATCAAGCCAAGCGTGATTGCTGCTGATCAAATGGAGaggaatttaaatgtttttataccATTACACTATCCAAGCAGTATATCGTTGcatatattatttaatttcatgatTCCTTAGCCACACATGAGCCTTGTCTGTAGGCATTTTACAAGACAGAATTGACCTTCAGTGCAAGTACAGAAAGCTATCTGACATCCATGTTTAATAGACATGGGTGAATTTCTGTTAACATATGTTCTCTTAGGCCAAGATCAAGACAGACAACTTTGAATTCATCCACTTGGTTttaaaaactgacaaagaaatTGTAAATACCTTTCCTGTATAAATGTGcctatttatattataaaaggTTTCGACACTGTAgacaaactaaaatgtaaatatctcctcctgttttttttcattcattcctatgagcgttgtttttgtttcatgtatAATTCTcaggaaaaataatttaaatattttctaaatTAATCCGCTGGGGAAACGAAATGATCCGGTGTGCCGTTTAGGTGCTGTACGAAATAATAAGACACCACCTTTTGTCAATGGTCGTCAATGTTgtctgtttaattttttattttttatttttttttatgatcacGGTGTTATATTTTGAAGGTAGGGGTTTCCCTTCGCGGTGACGCAGCCGCTGATCTGGATTACGCATACGGATGCCATTGGTTCACACCGACGCACAAGGCCTGGAGTTTGAAAGGTGTCTGGGCCCAGGCGAGCTGGCTGTACCGTTAGCCTCATTGCGAACAaagttattatatatttttaaaagaaaatcaaggaATTTTTTGAGCCATTTCACGAGAAAGGACACTCGCTACTTTTGGATGATGCTGCTATTACAAGGGGGAACTGTCCGGTTGGATGCGTGAAAGCGGACGTGTTTTTGAATGGCATCGTTTTCGTGCTTTTATTGACTGAGTTGCCGTGAACTCCGCGCAAGGAGAAAAGAAGGCTAGCTAGCTAAGTTGCTAACTCGCGTGCTAACCACTTCCTTGTTGCACACTGGAGCGAGATGGAAGGCGAAAAGAAGTTTGTGAGAGGGACACggggtttatttttattctcgCTTTGACACTATTGGGCGAATGGACTTCTACGTTTTAGGAGAACTGGATTTTAAATGTGGAGGAGCCTCGGGCCTGTGCTTTGACCAGTAAATGGAGTCTGAGTGTCTAGCCGGCTAATCgagctagcattagctagcaTTTCTGGGAGATGTCCGTCCTGGAATACAATGGTTGAGTATCGACTGGCTCTGTAAATAAGTACACAACATACTGTGAGTTTTGTGCGACAGAATCCATTGGCACCGAGTGTCACGCGAATCGCCGTCTGAAGTAACTCACTTTATCTCAGCCGTGTTAGCTTTGTAATGCTAATGTTAAGCTGCGGCTAGCTGTCTTAATTGTGAATTTGCAGTCACGTTAGCCAACTTGTCTGTTACACAGCTAGCTCAATGTTTTCTTCCACGACACGGGAAGCAGCAGAGCTTAGGTAATATACGCCgcatattgttatttttcaacGTTAGAGGGTTTATTTGGTGGATAGATGCCTAATTCGGAGGTGCTTCGCGAGGGTCGGGGACGGAGCCCCGCTGCACAGAGAAATGCGAACAGGCAAGACAGGCGTAGTAAACCTGGGAGCGGTGGCTCTCAGCGAGAGAGACACCGCGAGAAGAGGCGCTCGTCGGCTTCTAGGAGAAAGAAACGCAGGCAACCCAAAGACAGAGACTTGTGGCATTGTGATTCGGTGGAAGACCCCGATAATGGCCGAAAGGGCGCCTTTGAAAAGGAGGTTGAACTTCGGACGCTCGTGGAGTACGACGACGTGAGCTCCCAGTCTGAACGCTTTTCTGGGAGCCCCTCTCCCAAACTTGACCCCCACGCTGACAGCGTCTCCGTGGACCGCCTCAGCGATGTTGACTTTGG
It contains:
- the ralaa gene encoding ras-related protein Ral-A encodes the protein MAAAKPKGQNSLALHKVIMVGSGGVGKSALTLQFMYDEFVEDYEPTKADSYRKKVVLDGEEVQIDILDTAGQEDYAAIRDNYFRSGEGFLCVFSITEMESFAATVDFREQILRVKEDENVPFLLVGNKSDLDDRRQVSADEAKARAEQWGVCYVETSAKTRANVDKVFFDLMREIRARKMEDSKEKNGKKKSKSLAKRIRERCCIL